GGCTCTTCGGCCACGGCATCGTCTACCAGGGTGCAGGCTGCGCGGGGTGCGGTGGGGGTAGTTTTAGCCGGAACTGGTTTCTCCACAGCCGGCTTGGGCTGCTCTACTACGGCGGGCGCCTTTTCCTGGCAGCTCGAAAGCAGCAGGCTTAGGCCCAGAGTGAGGGTCTGGCCACCGTGTTTTGCGGCTGAAGTTAGAAGGAAAAGCATAGCGGGCGAAGGGAGGATATGCCGCTATACGAGGAAATGGCTGGCAGGTAGGCGCTTATTTTTCCTCTCCCATCAGCGTAGCTACCACCCAGCGACGGCCGCCGTGGTTGCGGTGCTCACCTAAGTAAATTCCCTGCCAGGTGCCCAAAGCCAGCTCGCCGTTGCTGATGGGCACGCTGACGGCATGGCCCAATAGGCTGGCTTTAATATGCGCCGGCATGTCATCAGGGCCTTCCTGGGTATGGCGGAAATAGGGGGCGTTTTCGGGTACCGCGCGGTTGAAGAACTGCTCGAAGTCGTGGCGCACGGTGGGGTCAGCGTTTTCGTTGAGGCTGAGGCTGGCGGAGGTATGCTGGATGAAGAAGTGCGCTGTGCCCACGCGGATTTTCTCCAGCTCGGGCAGCTCGGCCACCAGCAGATCAGTAATCAGATGAAAGCCCCGCTGCACGGCCGGCAGGCGCAGGCGCTTTTGCGTCCAGAGCATGGGTTACGGGTTTTTCCGCTCGAAGGCGCCCATGTCGGGCGTGGCGGGGTCGCGGGGTACGCGCAGCAGGTCATGGGGGAAGGCGGGCAGCGGCAGGGCCTGGTTGCTGGCGGGAGAGAGAGTATCGAGGCTGAAGTCGAACTTCTCGGGGAAACTGTTGTAGGGCGTCTTCCGGAATTTGGGGTCCTGGTTCAGGATGTTGCCGTTGTTGGCCAGGCCGGGCTTGGTGGCGCTGTTGGCGGTGGCTTTGTACTCCTGCGTGCGCAGCAGGCTGTGGTCTATTTGGATATTGGCGAGGTACCGCTCAGCATGGTGGAAGAACAGCTCATCCTTATAATCTCCCCATAAAATGCTGTTTTGCACGCTGATGGTGGGGCTAATGCGGCGCTTGGGGTCCTGAACGGGCAGCTCATCGGAAAACGTGAGCGAGGACGTCTCGCGGCGCAGGAACTCGGGAGTGAAGTTGGCAATGGTGCAGTAGCGCAACGTGTAGGTGCCGCCCTGAAAGCCCGCCAGGGCAAACTCGCCGCAGTTGGAGAACAGGCAGTTGTTCACCTCAAAATTACCCGAGAATCCCAGGATGCCGCCGCCGAAGGGCAGTGAGGTACTCCCAAAGTTGAGGGCGCCGCCGGAGATATTCCGGAATACCGTGTTTTCTACCTTCACGCCCGGGAAAGGCTCCTTCGCCTCAAAGTTGTTGACCAGCAGACCAAAGGCAGCGTTGCGGATTTCGGCGTAGCGCACTACGCTGTTGCGGCTGCCGGCATCAAACTGAATACCGGCCCACTGCCCGGGAATGTTGTCGTAGGCGGGTTCCAGCCGGTCGCCATCAAAGCGCACGATGCGCGGGTCGGTGGGCTTCAGGGGAGCATCAGGCTGCAGATCAGGGTTTACCAGCAGCTGGCCGCGCACTACCAGGGCGGCCCCGGCGTGGAAGTATACCCGCGCGCCGGCCTCAATGGTGAGGCGGCAATCGGCATCCACCAGGGCATAGCCATACACCACGTGGGGCTTGTCGTTGCGCCACACTTCATCGCAGGGCAGGGTTTCCTCGGAGTGGTAGTAGGCGTTCTGCCCGTAGGACACCAGCTTCACGTCCTGGTCGTTGCCGTTGGTGCGAAATTGCAGCAGTTCTTCTACCAGAAAAGGCTTGTTCTCGGTGCCGGGGCCCAGCACGGCGCGCACCAGAATCTGCAGGCTGTCTTTGCCCTTTATTTCCAGGTTTTCGGCCGACTGCCGGGCGTCTCCATCTATAATAAGCGAATAAGTAGCCCCGGCTTTGCCGGCCAGCTTCACTTGCTCTACCCGCACGGCGCGGGCGTTGCGGTTGTACACCCACAGGCGCTTGGTAACGGTGCCAATCTGGGTGAAAACGGTGTCGAAAAGCACCGTATCGGCGGAAAACGCCAGGCGGGCGCTGGCATCCCGGGTTACGATATCTTCCTTGGGCTCGCAGCCCGGCAGCAGCGAGAGGGCCGCGGAGAAAATCAGTAGCAACGGGAGCAGAAAGCGCATAGGAGAGGATCCGGAATACTTATAAAAGCGTCATGCTGAGCGTAGTCGAAGCATCTCGCGGGCTAATGTTGCAATCTATTGATTACTACACTAGCGAGATGCTTCGACTGCGCTCAGCATGACGTCCTTTCTATCTTTTTTACAGCTTACGCCACCCCTTCGCGCAGGCGCTCGGCGCTTTCGGCCAGGCGCAGCTGCTCCACAAAGTCATCGATGTTGCCTTCCATCACGCTGGCCAGGTTGTACACCGTGTAGCCAATGCGGTGGTCGGTTACGCGTCCCTGGGGGTAGTTGTAGGTGCGGATTTTATCGGAACGGTCGCCGCCGCCAATCATGCTCTTGCGGGCTGCGCCTTCCACTTCGTTTTTCTTGGCCAGCTCAATCTCATACAGGCGCGAGCGAAGTACCTGCAGGGCTTTATCGAAGTTTTTGAGCTGAGACTTCTGGTCCTGGCACTGAGCCACCAGGCCCGTAGGCAAGTGGGTGAGGCGCACGGCCGAGTAGGTAGTGTTTACCGACTGACCACCGGGGCCCGACGACATAAACAGGTCCTTGCGCACATCGTTCATGTCGATTTCCACGTCCAGCTCCTCGGCTTCAGGCATCACCACGATGGAGGCCACGGAGGTGTGAATGCGGCCCTGGGTTTCAGTGGCCGGCACGCGCTGTACGCGGTGCACACCGCTCTCAAACTTGAGCTTGCCGTACACGTCCTCGCCCTTCACGGCCAGAATAATTTCCTTGTAGCCGCCGGAAGTACCTTCGGTGGCGTCAATCAGGTCCATTTTCAGCCCGTTCTTTTCGGCGTAGCGCATGTACATGCGCTGCAGGTCGCCGGCAAAAATAGCGGCTTCATCACCGCCGGCCCCGGCCCGGATTTCCATGATAACATCCTTGGAATCGTTGGGGTCTTTGGGCAACAGCAGGTCTTTGATGACGGTTTCGAGGCGCTCCTGCTCGGGGTAGAGCGCTTCTAGCTCGTCCTTGGCCATCTGGCGGAATTCTTCGTCCTTCTCGGTTGAAATAACCTCCTTGGCGCTATCGATGTTGGAGAGGACGCTCTGATACGCCTTGTACTCCGTCACGATTTTGTTCAGGTCCTTGAATTCCTTGTTGAGGGTCTTGAAACGCTTCATGTCGCTCATGACATCGGGCTGCATGAGCTGTTCGTTTACGTCGTTGAAGCGCTGTTGAATGGCCTCCAGTTTATCTAGCATCTTGCCTTCAGAGTATTGTATTGGGAGTACAAAGGTACGGAAACAAACCCGAGGAACCTGCCGGCCGGTTCCCGGTTAGAGAAACGCAGAATCAATCAGTTAGCTTGTACGTTTGTGGCTGTTGCCCAGGTTTTTCCTTGTGAAAATGCCCCGGCTGTCGTCTCTTTGTTTTCCGGTAGCCGACTTTCTTGCTGGCTCCCACCCGTCTTTCACCTTCGCCATGCCCCTCCGTTTTTCTGCCCTTTTGCTGCTGGCGCTGCTGGCGGCCGGCTGCCGCCCCGATCAGATAGAGCACCTTAAGGACACCAAGCGCATTGCCATTGAGGCCGAAAACTGGCAGGTAAAGCGCATTATGCCCCAGGACCTGCTGCGCGCCACCCGCTGGGCCGGCGACTCCCTCAGCAACCAGGGCAACCGGGAGCTGCAGCTTCTCATGGCTTCCGAACTGCAAAAAGGCGGCGTAGCCCAAGCCCTGCCCTACTGCCGCCCGGAGCACTACGCTTCTATGGATACCCTGGCCCGCACCCTGCAGGCTAGCGTGCGCCGCGTGAGCCCGCGCCCGCGCAACCCCGCCAACCGGGCCGCCCTGCCCGCCACGGAGCTGCAACCGGATACCCAGCGCGTGGTGCGCCGCCCCTCGGCCGAAGTGTTTTTCTACCAGCGCCCCATTGTGCTCAGCAGCCAGGAGTGCCTACGCTGCCATGGCGAGGTGGGCAAGGACATTTCCGCGGCCGACTATGCTCTCATTCAAAAGCAGTACCCCCAGGACCAGGCTACCGGTTACCGCTTGGGCCAAGTAATGGGTGCCTGGCAGGTGCAGTTGCAGCGTCCCGGCGTAGCGGAGTTCTACACCATGAAAACGCGCAAGATTATGAAGCGAAGCAAGCTGTTTTAACTGATTTTCACGTACTTGCCCAGAGCTTCCCCAATGGCCTTTCCTGCTTACTACCCCCGCATTAAAATCTGCTGCATCAGCACGCCGCAGGAGCTGGCTATTGCCGTAGCGGCCGGCGCCGATGCCCTGGGCCTGATAGCCAAAATGCCCAGCGGCCCCGGCATTATTACCGATGAGCAGGTTCGTAAGCTGGCCCAGCTTACGCCCCCGGCCGTGGGCTCCTTCCTGCTCACCAGCGAAACCACCACCAGCGCCATTATTGCGCACCAGTGCCGCACGGCCACCACTACCCTGCAGCTAGTGGATACGCTCAGCACCGGCTCCTACCAGGATTTGCGCACCGCGCTACCCGGCATTCAGCTGGTGCAGGTAATTCACGTGGTAGATGAGTCGGCTATTGAGGAGGCGCGGCGCGTGGCCCCGCACGTAGATGCCATTCTGCTGGACTCCGGCAACCCCAACTTGGCGGTGAAGGAGCTGGGCGGCACCGGCCGGGTGCATAACTGGGAGCTGAGCCGCCGCATCCGGGACCGGCTGAATTTGCCCCTCTTCCTGGCCGGCGGCCTCACGCCCGAGAATGTGCAGGAAGCCCTGCACACCGTGAAGCCTTTTGGAGTAGATGTGTGCAGCGGCGTGCGCACCAACGGGCAGCTGGACCCCAACAAGCTGCGCCGGTTTATGCTGGCGGTGCGGGGATTTACTGTTTAGAACCTGGCTTTTATAGCCCGATTCACGTTCAGAAAGCTTCCTTCTGTAATGGCATTTGCTGCCTTCTAGGTAATAATTCAAGCCGGAGCCAAAAGCCCATTCCCAACCTTCAGCTACCATTTTCAGTTTGGGCAGGTATGACTGCTTCCGCTGAGAAACCCATCGTAATTATTGGGGCCGGCATGGCCGGCCTCACCTGCGCCAACTACCTGCACCGCGCCGGGCGCCCCGTTTTGGTGCTGGAAGCCGCCGATGCCGTAGGTGGCCGCGTGCGCACCGATATTACTCCCGAGGGTTTCCGGCTGGACCGCGGCTTTCAGGTGCTGCTCACGCGCTACCCCGAGGTGCAGCGCATGCTCGATTACGGCGCGCTGCAGCTCAAAGCCTTCGCCTCCGGCGCCGTTATCCGCCTCCCCAACGGCCGGGAAACCACCCTGCGCAACCCTCTGCAGCAGCCCACGGGTGCCTTTTCTGCCCTCTCCTCGCCCATTGGCTCCCTGCCCGACAAGTTCCGGATTCTGAGTCTGGCACGCCACGTGCTGCAGCACTCCAGCGAGGAGCTACTGGCCCGGCTGGAGTTGAAAGAGCAGACCACCCGGCAGTTTTTGCGGGAGTATGGCTGGAGCGAAACCATAATCAACACGTTTTTCCGGCCCTTTTTCGGAGGCGTGTTTCTGGACCGCGACCTGAGTACCGCCGCCAATTTCTTCCAGTTTGTATTCAAGCAGTTTGTGGAAGGCGAAGCCGTGGTGCCGGCGCTGGGCATGCAGCAGATTCCGGAGCAGCTGGCGGCACGCTTACCCGCCGGCTCCGTTCGTCTGAGCACGCCCGTGGCCGCCATAGACGGTACCACCGTGCGCCTCTGGACCGACCAGACTCTGGAAGCCGCGGCCGTAGTAATTGCTACCGATGGCGAAGCCACCGCCCGGCTGCTGCCGCACACCATTATGGATGGGCCGGCTACCAGCTTTCGGCATACCACCTGCACCTACTTTGCCGCGCCCGGCAACTCCCCCGGCCACTCCGACCGGCTGCTCCGCCTGAACGCCACTGAACCCTCCCTGGCCCACAATGTGTGCTTCCCGTCTGATGTCAGCCCCGCTTATGCGCCCGCCGGCCAGACGCTGGTATCGGTAAGCACCCACGGGGAGCATGGCTTGGAGGAGGAAGCCCTCACGCAGCGGCTACGCCAGGAACTGACGGCCTGGTTTGGCCCGGCCGCGCAGCAATGGCGACACCTGCGCACCTACAACATCCCGCAGGCACTGCCCACCTACACGCCGGAACTAACGGCGCCGCACACCCTGCGGCTTACGGATACCCTATACCGGGCCGGCGACTATGCCGCATACCCCTCGCTAAACGCTGCCATGGCCACCGGCCGCCGGGTGGCGGAGGCGCTGCTGAAAAATTAATACCGCGTGTTATGCCCGGCACAGCCAGGCAGGCTCGTATGCTGGCTTTGCCGAAAAAGCACGTCCTGCTGAGCGCAGTCGAAGCATCTCACCTGCTGATGTTGTTGGAAAAGCACGGTCATGTCGAGGCAGTCGAGACATCTCGCTAGTGTGGTATACTATTATTATCACCACAACGTCAGCACGCGAGATGTCTCGTTCCCTGGCTTGATGCGCCACATGCTCGACATGACAACTTTATAAAGGATATAAAAAGGGCATAAAACATAAAAAACCCGGCTCCTTGGCAGGAACCGGGTTTTTTGGTTGGAGTATGCCGCTTACTTGGCGTCGGCCTTCTCTTTCACTTTAGTGCTGTTTTCGTCGTTTTTCATCTTGCGCTTTTTCTTGCCGTTTTCGCCTTTGGTCTTCTCCTTAGCTTTTTTCACGTCGCTGTCGGAGAGTTGCTTGGCCATGTCTACGGCGGTAGGCGCGGCGGCCGGAGCAACGGCAGCCGCTACCGGGTTGCCTTCCAGATCCAGCTCTGTTACCTCGTAGCCCAGCTCATTGATGGCGGGGAAAACCTTGGCCCGGTCGCCCACTACCACAATGTACATATTATCGGGCGTGAAGTACTTCTGGGAAATAGCCTGTACATCTTCTTTCTTCAAGGTGCGCAGAATCTCATTCTGCTGCTGCACATAATCCTTGTTCAGATTGTACTCTACCATACGGCCCAGGAAAGCGGC
The Hymenobacter sp. DG25B genome window above contains:
- a CDS encoding secondary thiamine-phosphate synthase enzyme YjbQ, whose translation is MLWTQKRLRLPAVQRGFHLITDLLVAELPELEKIRVGTAHFFIQHTSASLSLNENADPTVRHDFEQFFNRAVPENAPYFRHTQEGPDDMPAHIKASLLGHAVSVPISNGELALGTWQGIYLGEHRNHGGRRWVVATLMGEEK
- a CDS encoding right-handed parallel beta-helix repeat-containing protein, giving the protein MRFLLPLLLIFSAALSLLPGCEPKEDIVTRDASARLAFSADTVLFDTVFTQIGTVTKRLWVYNRNARAVRVEQVKLAGKAGATYSLIIDGDARQSAENLEIKGKDSLQILVRAVLGPGTENKPFLVEELLQFRTNGNDQDVKLVSYGQNAYYHSEETLPCDEVWRNDKPHVVYGYALVDADCRLTIEAGARVYFHAGAALVVRGQLLVNPDLQPDAPLKPTDPRIVRFDGDRLEPAYDNIPGQWAGIQFDAGSRNSVVRYAEIRNAAFGLLVNNFEAKEPFPGVKVENTVFRNISGGALNFGSTSLPFGGGILGFSGNFEVNNCLFSNCGEFALAGFQGGTYTLRYCTIANFTPEFLRRETSSLTFSDELPVQDPKRRISPTISVQNSILWGDYKDELFFHHAERYLANIQIDHSLLRTQEYKATANSATKPGLANNGNILNQDPKFRKTPYNSFPEKFDFSLDTLSPASNQALPLPAFPHDLLRVPRDPATPDMGAFERKNP
- the prfA gene encoding peptide chain release factor 1, whose translation is MLDKLEAIQQRFNDVNEQLMQPDVMSDMKRFKTLNKEFKDLNKIVTEYKAYQSVLSNIDSAKEVISTEKDEEFRQMAKDELEALYPEQERLETVIKDLLLPKDPNDSKDVIMEIRAGAGGDEAAIFAGDLQRMYMRYAEKNGLKMDLIDATEGTSGGYKEIILAVKGEDVYGKLKFESGVHRVQRVPATETQGRIHTSVASIVVMPEAEELDVEIDMNDVRKDLFMSSGPGGQSVNTTYSAVRLTHLPTGLVAQCQDQKSQLKNFDKALQVLRSRLYEIELAKKNEVEGAARKSMIGGGDRSDKIRTYNYPQGRVTDHRIGYTVYNLASVMEGNIDDFVEQLRLAESAERLREGVA
- a CDS encoding DUF3365 domain-containing protein is translated as MPLRFSALLLLALLAAGCRPDQIEHLKDTKRIAIEAENWQVKRIMPQDLLRATRWAGDSLSNQGNRELQLLMASELQKGGVAQALPYCRPEHYASMDTLARTLQASVRRVSPRPRNPANRAALPATELQPDTQRVVRRPSAEVFFYQRPIVLSSQECLRCHGEVGKDISAADYALIQKQYPQDQATGYRLGQVMGAWQVQLQRPGVAEFYTMKTRKIMKRSKLF
- a CDS encoding phosphoribosylanthranilate isomerase, producing the protein MAFPAYYPRIKICCISTPQELAIAVAAGADALGLIAKMPSGPGIITDEQVRKLAQLTPPAVGSFLLTSETTTSAIIAHQCRTATTTLQLVDTLSTGSYQDLRTALPGIQLVQVIHVVDESAIEEARRVAPHVDAILLDSGNPNLAVKELGGTGRVHNWELSRRIRDRLNLPLFLAGGLTPENVQEALHTVKPFGVDVCSGVRTNGQLDPNKLRRFMLAVRGFTV
- a CDS encoding protoporphyrinogen/coproporphyrinogen oxidase yields the protein MTASAEKPIVIIGAGMAGLTCANYLHRAGRPVLVLEAADAVGGRVRTDITPEGFRLDRGFQVLLTRYPEVQRMLDYGALQLKAFASGAVIRLPNGRETTLRNPLQQPTGAFSALSSPIGSLPDKFRILSLARHVLQHSSEELLARLELKEQTTRQFLREYGWSETIINTFFRPFFGGVFLDRDLSTAANFFQFVFKQFVEGEAVVPALGMQQIPEQLAARLPAGSVRLSTPVAAIDGTTVRLWTDQTLEAAAVVIATDGEATARLLPHTIMDGPATSFRHTTCTYFAAPGNSPGHSDRLLRLNATEPSLAHNVCFPSDVSPAYAPAGQTLVSVSTHGEHGLEEEALTQRLRQELTAWFGPAAQQWRHLRTYNIPQALPTYTPELTAPHTLRLTDTLYRAGDYAAYPSLNAAMATGRRVAEALLKN